The following coding sequences are from one Salvia hispanica cultivar TCC Black 2014 chromosome 3, UniMelb_Shisp_WGS_1.0, whole genome shotgun sequence window:
- the LOC125215500 gene encoding protein GLUTAMINE DUMPER 5-like: MRNNNLFHSTTKMTAAEASATAAAKTTFSPPATFQRSPWHSPVPYLFGGLAAMLGLIAFALLILACSYWKLSTAEEARDGDVESAKGDAAAAEKALPVFEEKFLVIMAGDAKPTYLATPVCSRNASFDDDQKVDNKEEEGEGEKVKKDGENALENGELSQSNLS; encoded by the coding sequence ATGAGAAACAACAACTTATTCCACTCCACAACCAAAATGACCGCCGCCGAGGcctccgccaccgccgccgcaaAAACAACCTTCTCCCCGCCGGCCACCTTCCAGCGCTCTCCGTGGCACTCCCCGGTCCCGTACCTCTTCGGGGGCCTGGCCGCGATGCTCGGCCTCATCGCCTTCGCCCTCCTCATCCTCGCCTGCTCCTACTGGAAGCTCTCCACCGCCGAAGAAGCCCGGGACGGAGACGTGGAGAGCGCGAAAGGCGACGCCGCCGCGGCCGAGAAGGCCCTCCCGGTTTTCGAAGAGAAGTTTCTCGTGATCATGGCCGGCGATGCTAAGCCAACTTATCTCGCCACGCCTGTTTGCAGTAGAAATGCTTCATTTGATGATGATCAAAAGGTTGAcaacaaagaagaagaaggagaaggagaaaaagtgaaGAAAGATGGTGAAAATGCACTAGAAAATGGAGAGTTGAGCCAATCAAATTTGAgttga